The Pseudonocardia broussonetiae DNA segment GGCACGAAGATCCCGCCGATGAGCGAGAGCGCGAGGTCCGGGTCCTGGAACTTCTCGTACGACTGCTGGATGGAGTCCGACACGGTCCAGTCGATCTCGTCGTAACACCCTGCCAGCCGCGCCCACGCCTTGAGCTTCCAGGCGTACATCGACGTGGCGTAGAGGTTGCGCACCTGCGGGTCGGTCTCGGCCAGGCGCTGGTAGAGCGCGCGGTGCGCCTTGCGGATCGCCGCCGTGGCCTCGGCCAGCTCGGCGAGGTCGAGCGGGCGCAGCACGCCGCCGTCGGTGGTGAACACGCGGGTCTCGATGATGTCGGCCTGGTAGTCGCTGGGCGTGAACCAGGCGGTGCCCCACACGTTGTTGTCCATCTTCACCGACGCCGGGAGGCGGTGGGCGATGACGAAGTGGTGGAACGGCAGTGTCTCGCGGATCCCGTCGAGCCACGGGAAGTCGCCGTCGCCGTCGGCGCAGGTCTCGCGCAGCGCGAGGAACGAGCCGTCCTCGAGCTGGTAGGGGCCGGTGTCGCAGACCGCGGTGCGGGCGTCGCAGTTCTCCAGGAACGCGTACGCCGTGAGCCGGGCGCCGAACTTCCGGATGGCCGACTTGTGCTCGTCGTCGGCAGGCAGCAGGTGGCCGCGGATCTCGACCAGCAGCTCGTCGGACACGACGTGCGAGCTGTTGGGCGGGTCGGCGTCCATGTTGTAGAGCACGCCGTCGGTGCGCATCGCGATCGTCGCCTCGCGCCAGAACTCGAGCACCGTCAGCTGGTCCTCGAGCCCGTCGGCCAGGGAGTTCTCGCCCAGGTCGACGTAGAGCTCGCGGCCGGTCATGTAGTGCAGCGGCATCGCGGCGAGGTTGATGAAGCTGCGCTTGTTCCCGATCGGCAGCGCGCGGCGCACCAGCTCGGCCGGCGTCGCGTGGCTCAGGATCGTGCGGATCCGGTCGGGGACGCGGAGGTAGTCCTCCATCATCGACATGAGGATGTAGGTGTTCATGCCGAACAGCTCGGACTCGAACACCGTCCGCGACGTCAGCTCCGACTTGTAGGCCGCGCCGCCCTCGTGGACGAGGTGGTTCCACTCGTCGAGCGTGGGCTCGTAGGAGGCGTCGGTGTGCAGCGCCTTGAGGTCGCTCATGCCGACACCCCGGCGGCGACGGAGATCCGGGCCGTCTCGGCGTCGGACAGGTCGAGCACGACGGCGTCGCCGTCGGTGACAGTGCCGGTCAGCTCGGCGGCCAGCACGCACGGCACGTCCGACTCGCGGGACAGGATCGCGAGGTGCGACTCCCGGCTCCCGGCCGTGCAGACGATGCCGCGCAGGTCGGGAAGGATCGGCGACAGGAACGTCATGCCGCCCTTGCTGACGAACGCGATGGTGTCCTCGAGATCGTCGTCGTCGATGGACAGGACGTCGGAGGTGTCGTTGAACCACCGCGCCGTGCCGCGCACCTCCCCCGCCGTGAACAGGTTCGTGCCGGTGCCGACCTCGTTCTGATCACTCATGACAGCTCCGTCCGCTCGCCCAGATGCGCAGGTGGGACGGTAGGAGCCGGGCGCAGGTGTGACCCAGTGCACTTAGGGGGACAGTGCCCTCCTGGCCGTAGGCACTCCGGTAGTCATTCGTGGACTCCCTTCGCACGCCGGATGCCGACCGGTCCGGCGCGGATAGTCGGCCGGGAAGTGCGGTCCTACCGTCGAGGTCCCCCCGGAATTGACGTGGAAGAGGACGGTATGGCTGATCTCGAGCAGTTCCGGATGACCATCGCAGGGAAGCCGGTCGACGCGGTGTCGGGCCGGTCCTTCGAGTCGACGAACCCGTTCACGGGTGAAACCTGGTCCCGGATCCCCGACGGCGGGGTGGAGGACGTCGACGCGGCGGTGGGAGCGGCGCGCGCCGCCCTCGAGGGTGAGTGGGGCGCGATGACGGGATTCGCCCGGGCGGCCCTGCTGCGCAGGCTCGGCGATGTGATCGGCGAGAACGCCGAGCGCCTCGCCACGCTGGAGGTCAACGACTCGGGGAAGCTCTACCGGGAGATGATCGGCCAGACGACAGGTCTGGGCGGGTGGTACCACTACTACGCGGGCCTCGCCGACAAGCTGGAGGGCCGGCAGATCCCCACCCCGAACCCGAACTACCTGGTCTACACGCGCCAGGAACCGGTAGGGGTGGTTGCGGCGATCACGCCGTGGAACTCGCCGCTGCTGCTGATGTCGTGGAAGCTCGCGCCGGCGCTCGCGGCCGGCTGCACCGTCGTCATCAAGCCGTCCGAGCACTCGTCGGCCTCCACCCTGTTCTTCGCCGAGCTGGTGGGTCGGGCGGGTTTCCCGCCCGGGGTGGTGAACGTCGTGACCGGGCTGTCCCGGGAGATCGGCGCGCACCTGGCCGGGCACCCCGGCGTGGACAAGGTGGCCTTCACCGGCTCGACCGCGACCGGCCGCGCCGTCGCGCACGCCGCGGCCGAGAACCTGAACCCGGCGACGCTGGAGCTGGGCGGCAAGTCCCCCCAGGTGGTGTTCCCCGACGCCGACCTGGCGGCGGCGGCCAACGGCGTGATCGCCGGGGTGTTCGCGGCCACGGGGCAGACGTGCATGGCGGGTTCCCGGTTGATCGTGCACGCCGACGTGCACGACGAGCTCGTCCGGCTCGTGGCCGAGCGCGCGTCGCGGATCCGGCTCGGCGACCCGAACGACCCGGACACGGAGATGGGACCGGTCGCGAACCGGCAGCAGTACGAGAAGGTCGTGGGCTACCTGGAGTCGGCGCGGGCGGAGGGCGGCGTCTTCGCGACGGGCGGCGGACCCGACACCGAGCGCGGTGGCCTGTTCGTGCGGCCGACGGTGGTGACAGGGGTGACCGCGGACAGCACGATCGTCCGTGAGGAGGTGTTCGGTCCGGTCCTCGCGGCCTACACCTTCACCGACGAGGACGAGGCGATCACGCTGGCCAACGACACCCCGTTCGGGCTGGCCGGAGCGGTGTGGACCAAGGACGTCCATCGCGCGCACCGGGTCGCCGCGAGGATCAGGGCGGGGACGGTCTGGATCAACGCCTACCGGGTCGTGTCCCCCAGCGTCCCGTTCGGCGGGTTCAAGTCCTCGGGTCTCGGACGGGAGAACGGGATCGACGCCGTGCGGGCCTACACCGAGGACAAGTCGGTCTGGGTGGAGCTGAGCGGCGACACCCGGGATCCCTTCACCCTGGGTTGACCGCCGGCGCGCCGTCGAGGTCTGCACCGTACTGCACCCGGTAGGCGGCCCGCAGGTCCGCGGCACCCCGGAACCCCCACCGAGCCGCCAACGACGCCACCTCGACGGCGCGATCCCGTGCACCCCGCACCTCCGCGTGGACACGGGTGAGCCGCACACCCCGCACGAACTCCTCGACCGTGAGCCCGAGCTCGTTCTCGAAGGCGGCCGCGAGAGCGGTCGCGGTGGTACCGACCACGTCGGCGAGCTCGGCCGTGCCGAGGACCCGCTCGGGGTAGGACTCGACGTAGTCGACGGCCTCCTCGAAGGCGAGCCGTCCGGCCGGACCGACGTGGTCCGCCAGGCGCCCGCTGTAGGAGTGTCCGGTACCGAGGAGCAGTTGCGTGAGCAGGTACGACTCGGTCTCACGACGGACGAGGTCGTCGAGAGGTGCTCCCCCGCCGAGCTGCCGCGCGAGGAAGCGGGCGGCCGGCAGGATCCCGGCACCGGCCCCGGTGAGGTCGACGTGCGGGTCGAAGACCGGTGCGACGTCGACGGCGTCGTGCAGGAGCGCCGAGGTCTGCTCGACCATCGCCGACACGGGGATCTTCACGGCGAACTGCGCGGCGTCGCCGGACCAGAACAGGGTGCTCGGGAGGCCCGGGGAGAGCACCGCACCGCTGCGCCCGGCCGCGGTCGTCACGGACGTCCCGCCGTGCCGGACCTCGGTGCAGCCGCCCAGGGTGATGTTCACGTGGTAGCAGCTGCCCATGGGCGGCACGTCGAGGACGGCCTCGCCCCCGTAGGTCAGGTACCCGAACGTCAGCCGCGCCGACTCGACGAGGTCCAGGCGGACGTCGAGGGAACGCCGTGCGCGCAACCGGTGCGGGACGTAGACCGCGGAGACGACGTGCTCCGCCTCGGCGACGTCGGAGGTCCGCAGGACCGTGCTGCCGTACGGCTGTTCCCTCATCGCTGCCCGCTCCTCCCGAGACCGGTCCGAGTGCGTCCGACGCTAGGCGACGGCTGTTCCGGCAGCTATCCGCGATGCGACGGCGCCGCGCCCTCCTGAGGCGTCCGTCCGCGGACACCGACCGTCGCCGCGCGGATAGTGCCTGCTCAGGGACGTTCCTATCGTCCTGATCACAGCGTTCGCGCAGGACCGTCGACGGCCGCGCCTCTCCTGTCGCTGCATCCCCTCAACGATGGAGGACCCCCGTGACCTATCCGATGCACCTCGAGGACGGACTGCTCGGCCACACCAAGCCGCTGACGGCCAACCCGGTCTTCAACGACCAGAAGCTGAAGCTCGGCATCTTCTCGTCCAACTGCAGCGGCGGCGTGATCATGAGCCACGAGCCCACCGACTTCCGGGTCACCTGGGACCAGCAGCTGGAGATCGCGCGGACCGCCGACGAGCTCGGCATGGAGGCGATGGTCCCGGTCGGGCGCTGGACCGGCTTCGGCGGGGAGACCAACTTCAACGGCGTCTGCTTCGAGACCTACACCTGGGCCGCCGGCCTCGCGCAGGCCACCGAGAACATCGGCATCTTCACCACGACGCACGTGCCGACGGTGCACCCCATCGTCGCCGCCAAGATGGCCACCACCATCGACCACATCTCCGGCGGCCGGTTCGGGATGAACCTGGTCATGGGCTGGTTCACCCCCGAGATGGAGATGTTCGGCCGCAAGCAGCTCGAGCACGACGAGCGCTACGCCTACGGCCAGGACTGGCTCGAGTTCGCGATGAAGCTGTGGAACGAGGAGGAGGGCTTCGACTACGACGGGCCCTACTTCCAGTCCACGGGAGCGCACGCCTACCCGAAGCCCGTGCAGGACGACCGCCCGGCGCTGCTCAACGCCGGCGCTTCTCCGGCCGGCCAGGACTTCTCCGCGCGCAACGTCGACATCAACCTCATCGCGCTGCCGACCGAGGAGGTGCCCGGCTACGTGAAGGGCATCAAGCAGCTCGCCAACGACGAGTACGAGCGCAACATCGACGTGTGGACCTACTGCCTGGTGATCTGCCGGGAGACCGAGAAGGAGGCCAGGGCCGCGCAGCAGGCCATCATCGGCAAGGGCGACTGGCCGGGCGCGCAGATCATCATGGACGTCCTGGGCATCCAGAGCCAGTCCTTCGGCACCCAGATCACGCAGTTCCAGGAGCGGTTCATCGCCGGATGGGGCGGCCCCAACCTGGTCGGCACCCCCGAGCAGGTGTGCGAGCAGTTCTCCGAGCTCAGTGACGCCGGCATGGCGGGCGCCGTCTTCGGGTTCCACGACTACGCCAGGGAGCTCAAGGAGTTCGGCGCCGAGGTCATGCCGCTCATGCGCAAGCACGGTCTGCGCCACTGACCGCACCACCCGTGCGACACCGCCGGCTCCGCCCACGAGGGCGGAGCCGGCGTCGTCGTGTCGCGGGGTCAGGCGCCGTGCCGCAGGACGCGGCGGACGGTCTCCGACGGCAGGACCCCGAAGCGGTCGCGGTACTGCTGGGCGAACCGGCCGAGGTGGAAGAAGCCCCACCGCATGGCGACGTCGGTGACCGGAACGGTTCCTGCACCCGCGACGAGGTCGGCGTGGACCCGGTCGAGCCGGACGGCGCGGACGTAGGCGGTCGGCGACATCCCCACGACCTCCCTGAACCCCCGCTGCAGGGCCCGGGCGGTCACGCCGGACGCTGCGGCCAGATCGCTCAGGGTCAGGCTGGAGTTCGGATCCGCCTCGATCATCTCGATGACGCGGCGCAC contains these protein-coding regions:
- a CDS encoding aldehyde dehydrogenase, with the protein product MADLEQFRMTIAGKPVDAVSGRSFESTNPFTGETWSRIPDGGVEDVDAAVGAARAALEGEWGAMTGFARAALLRRLGDVIGENAERLATLEVNDSGKLYREMIGQTTGLGGWYHYYAGLADKLEGRQIPTPNPNYLVYTRQEPVGVVAAITPWNSPLLLMSWKLAPALAAGCTVVIKPSEHSSASTLFFAELVGRAGFPPGVVNVVTGLSREIGAHLAGHPGVDKVAFTGSTATGRAVAHAAAENLNPATLELGGKSPQVVFPDADLAAAANGVIAGVFAATGQTCMAGSRLIVHADVHDELVRLVAERASRIRLGDPNDPDTEMGPVANRQQYEKVVGYLESARAEGGVFATGGGPDTERGGLFVRPTVVTGVTADSTIVREEVFGPVLAAYTFTDEDEAITLANDTPFGLAGAVWTKDVHRAHRVAARIRAGTVWINAYRVVSPSVPFGGFKSSGLGRENGIDAVRAYTEDKSVWVELSGDTRDPFTLG
- a CDS encoding PEP-utilizing enzyme, which gives rise to MSDQNEVGTGTNLFTAGEVRGTARWFNDTSDVLSIDDDDLEDTIAFVSKGGMTFLSPILPDLRGIVCTAGSRESHLAILSRESDVPCVLAAELTGTVTDGDAVVLDLSDAETARISVAAGVSA
- a CDS encoding helix-turn-helix domain-containing protein produces the protein MREQPYGSTVLRTSDVAEAEHVVSAVYVPHRLRARRSLDVRLDLVESARLTFGYLTYGGEAVLDVPPMGSCYHVNITLGGCTEVRHGGTSVTTAAGRSGAVLSPGLPSTLFWSGDAAQFAVKIPVSAMVEQTSALLHDAVDVAPVFDPHVDLTGAGAGILPAARFLARQLGGGAPLDDLVRRETESYLLTQLLLGTGHSYSGRLADHVGPAGRLAFEEAVDYVESYPERVLGTAELADVVGTTATALAAAFENELGLTVEEFVRGVRLTRVHAEVRGARDRAVEVASLAARWGFRGAADLRAAYRVQYGADLDGAPAVNPG
- a CDS encoding LLM class flavin-dependent oxidoreductase — translated: MTYPMHLEDGLLGHTKPLTANPVFNDQKLKLGIFSSNCSGGVIMSHEPTDFRVTWDQQLEIARTADELGMEAMVPVGRWTGFGGETNFNGVCFETYTWAAGLAQATENIGIFTTTHVPTVHPIVAAKMATTIDHISGGRFGMNLVMGWFTPEMEMFGRKQLEHDERYAYGQDWLEFAMKLWNEEEGFDYDGPYFQSTGAHAYPKPVQDDRPALLNAGASPAGQDFSARNVDINLIALPTEEVPGYVKGIKQLANDEYERNIDVWTYCLVICRETEKEARAAQQAIIGKGDWPGAQIIMDVLGIQSQSFGTQITQFQERFIAGWGGPNLVGTPEQVCEQFSELSDAGMAGAVFGFHDYARELKEFGAEVMPLMRKHGLRH